In Artemia franciscana chromosome 8, ASM3288406v1, whole genome shotgun sequence, a genomic segment contains:
- the LOC136030011 gene encoding transcriptional protein SWT1-like, protein MKMDLLALDIVFDTNILLKHHLQGLWKLREMAERTVVKMTFLIPQIVLTELHHFSDPELEVFARKARKYIQVLENKGTGLVIETPQDAEQANSLFESKLNDDEILKCCLLMKQRGKDVVLFSDDHMLLIKARIYSLKAFQRRTLP, encoded by the coding sequence ATGGATCTTCTGGCACTTGACATTGTTTTTGACACAAATATACTCCTGAAGCATCATCTTCAAGGTCTTTGGAAACTTCGAGAAATGGCTGAGAGGACTGTAGTGAAGATGACTTTTTTAATACCACAGATTGTTCTTACGGAGCTTCATCACTTTTCAGATCCCGAACTTGAAGTTTTTGCCCGGAAGGCTAGAAAATATATACAGGTGTTGGAAAACAAGGGGACAGGACTGGTTATTGAGACACCTCAAGATGCAGAACAGGCCAATAGTTTATTTGAGTCCAAGCTCAATGATGACGAAATCCTGAAATGTTGTCTCCTTATGAAACAAAGAGGAAAGGATGTTGTGCTTTTCTCTGATGATCATATGCTTTTGATTAAAGCTCGGATTTATTCATTGAAAGCCTTTCAACGGAGGACTTTGCCGTAA